From Pseudomonadota bacterium:
TCTCATGTTCCATCCCGCGGCCTATCTCCGCGGCATGTTCAGCCAGGAGCTCGACGGACCGATCGGGCCGGTCGGCTGCGCCCTCTATAGCCATGAATTCTATGAGACCGATCCGGCCCGCGGCTTCAAGCGCGGCATCCACCTGCAGGTCACCCGCGAGAACAATGCGCTGACGCAGGCCACGCGCCTGGAGACGCTGTGGGGCGAGGCGGCGCATCGGCAGCTCCGCGAGGAGTTTCGGCACTCCATCGCCATCCTGGTGATGGCCGAGGATCTGCCGGAAGCCCACAACCGGGTGAGCTTGACCGACGACATCGCCGCCGACGGGTTGCCGGGGGTGAAGCTCGACTACACCATGTCGGAGCATTCCAAGCGAAGCCTCGCCTTCGGTGTCGAGCGGGCGGAGGAGGTGCTACGTGCCGCCGGCGCCTATCGCATCGCCCGCATGAATCCCTCGCCGATGACCGGATGGCATCTTCTGGGCACGGCGCGCATGGGCACCGATCCGGCGAGCTCGGTCACGGATGCCAGCGGGCGCTGCCATGGCGCACCCAACCTGCTCATCGCCGATGGCAGCCTGTTTCCGACCGTGGGTGCCGTCAACCCCGGCTCCACCATCGGCGCGCTTGCCTTGAAGATCGCCGACGATCTCGCGCGGGACCTCGCATGAGCCCGGAGTTTCTCCGCGCCGTTCTGGATACGCTCATGCCGGGCGAGGCGACGGCGGCATCGGAAGGCGCGCTGCCCGCCGCCAGCGCTTGCGGCGTCGATCTTGCCCCTCGGGCAGGGGCGCATGCGGCGACGCTGGATGCGATCGCCACCGAAGCTGGCGGCGCGGAGCGCTTCCTCGGAGCCTCGCCGGAGGCGAGGATCGCCACAATGCGCGCGGTCGAACAGCGTATGCCCGAGGCGTTCCGCTTCCTGGTGCTGACGGTCTTGCAGGACTACTACGAAATGCCGGCGGTGATCCGATCCCTGGGATGGCGGATCGAGCCGCCGCAGCCCCGGGGCCATCGCCTCATCGAAGCCGACGAGGCGACATGGCAGCTTCTCGAACGGGTGAAACAACGGGGGCGGCTATGGCGATAGAGATGCTTGCAGATTGTGCGATGCCCCCACCCCGACCCTCCCCCAACAAGTTAGGGGAGGGAGTAAGAGGGACGCAGTTCTTGACTCCCTCCCCCGCGAATGCGGGGGAGGGTTGGGGTGGGGGCATGCGGCGATTGCGGACGGTGCTGGCCGCGCTCGTCGCGCTGTTGCTTTGCGCCGCCTCCGCATTTGCCGGCGAGCCGGTCACTGTTCGGCTCGAATCCGGCACCTATCATGCCGTGGCGCCGGCCGCATGGGACGGCCGGTCGCCCTTGCCGCTGGTGCTCTATCTGCATCTCTACCGAGGAAGCGGCGCCGATATCGTCGGCAATGAGTATATGGTCGACGCGGTCACCTCGGTCGGCGGCTTGCTGGTGGCGCCCGACGGGGTGAACAATGGTTGGGGTTTTCACGGCTCGCCGCAACGGGGCCGCGACGACGTCGCCTTTCTCCGTGCGGTCGTTGCCGATGCGCAAACGCGCTGGCCGGTCGACCGCACGCGTGTGGTGGCGGCCGGGTTCTCGATCGGCGGCTCGATGGTCTGGGAGCTCGCTTGCCATGCGGCCTCCGGCTTCACCGCCTTCCTGCCGATGTCCGGCAGCTTCTGGCTGCCCTACCCGGAAGGCTGCGAGACGGGATCTATCGATCTCCGCCATGTCCATGGGCTGAACGACCGCACGGTGCCGATGGGCGGGCGCGCCATCGGCGGCTCTTGGCATCAAGGCGATACGCTGAAGAGCTTCGAGATCTTGCAGGCGCTCGATCGCTGCCCGGCCGAGCCCGACCGCCGCGAGCAACAGGGCGATCTCGAGTGCCGGAGCTGGATCGGCTGCGCCTCGGGCCGGGAGCTGCAGCTCTGCGTGCATCAAGGCGGGCATGATCTGGCGCCGGTCTGGCTGCGCGACGGTCTCATCTGGGCATTCGGGCTCAAGCGCTGAGGGATCGGAATTCGCCCGCGGGGAACGGCCCGTGGGTCTAGGATCCGTCCCAGAGGGTGGAGGAACGGGCCCATGTCCAGCCGATGGAACATTTCCGAGCGTGCGGCGACACTGCACGCCGATGCGCTGGTCTGGGACGACCACTCCGGGTTCTGGCCCTACCCCGAAGCCGATCTCGACAAGCTCGATCGCTGGATCGCGTCGGGCGTCGACTATCTGTCGGTCAATGTCGGCTTCGACGTCGAGGACTGGCAGAAGACCGTCAAGAATCTTGCGGCGTTCCGCACCTGGTTCGAGAAGCACCCGGAGCGCTTCCGCCTCGTCGACACCGCCGAGGACATTCGCCGGGCCAAGCGTGCCGGCCGGCTCGCCATCGCCTTCGACATCGAAGGCATGGAGTCCTTGGACGGCCACGCGGCGATGGTGTCGCTCTACTACAAGCTCGGCGTCCGCCAGATGCTGTTCGCCTACAACCGCAACAATAGGGCTGGCGGCGGCTGCCACGACGAGAATGTCGGCCTGACCCCGTTCGGGCGCACGGTGATCGCCGAGATGAACCGGGTGGGCATGCTGGTCGATTTGAGCCATTGCAGCCTCAAGACCTCGCTGGAAGCGATGGAGGCCTCGAGCCAGCCGGTCATCTTCTCCCACTCCAACCCCAAGGCGCTCAACGACCATGGGCGGAACATCGTCGATGCGCAGATCAAGGCCTGCGGCGCCACGGGCGGCGTCGTCGGCCTGCACGGCATCGGCCTCTTCATGGGCGATCCCGAGGCGCGGACCGAGACATTGGTCCGCAACATCGCCTATGTCGCCGAACGCATCGGCGCGGCGCATGTCGGCATCGGGCTCGACTACAATTGCAGCCCCGGCGAGCCCGTGGACATCCGCGACCCGCATTTCTGGCCGCCCGCCGCCGGCTACGGCAAGTACCGGAATTCCCGCAACGCCGATCCCGAGCAGCTCCCGGCGGTGACCGAAGGGCTGTTGGCCCATGGCTTCAGCGACAGCGAGGTGCGCGGCATCCTGGGCGAGAACTTCTTCCGGCTGGCGAGCCGGGTGTGGCGGTGAAGCCTCCCCGCGTGAGCAGCGTCGAAATGCGTGTGGCGGATAACGGCCGGCAAATCTTCTGAATATCCGCCACGGTTCGCCGACGTCGAATCCGGCGCCGCGGTGCTAGGCTGACGAATTGCCACGGGCGGCGCGACGGTGTCCCAGTGTCCCAGTCCCGGGCACGCCTGGGATGGGACAGCGATGGACCGAGGCTCGGTCTCCGTACCAGCGTCCCCGCCCCGCGCACGCACGCGCTGGGACAGCCCTCGCTTCAGCCTCCGCCCGCCTTTCCGGGGTAGCTCACCGCCATCCCGGCGCGCACATCCTGCTGGATGCCGTATTGCGGGAAGGGATAGCGCAGCCCGTTCTTGGCCAAGGCCTCCATGCCGGATATCGCTTTCGCCAACAGCTCCGGCGGCAGCGCCATCAGCATCTCATCGTCGAGCACGCCGCCATAGCGCCGCTCGGCGAAGCAGGGGATCGACAGGCTGGGCTCCCGCGTCTTCAACGCCCTTCCCCAGGAATCGGCGCAGGCGGATTCGCCGACCACGCCCCAATCGAGCTTCTTGTAGCCCTGCCATTGCAATCCGTTGATGAAGTACATCATGGCGCCGGGCGTGGCGTAGAAGAGGGCGATGTCGGGCGGGTCCAGCCTGCCGCTGGCGAGCGGGGCTACGGCGAGTGCGCGGTAGCGCCCGTGCGGCACCACGTCCATCGCCTCCTGGTGCCGGCGTGCGTCCTCCGGGCTCGAATACCAGACGCCGACATAGCTGGTGCCGGCGCGCCATGACTCGTCCTGCGCCGTCAGCCCGACGACGGCGCGGCATTGCTGGCCCACCAGATCCTCCGCCGTGATGCCGACGGTCCAGCCGAGCCGTGCCGCCTGGGCCACCACCTGATCCAAGGTGTGGACCGCCTTCGGCCGCCGAATGCGCGGGATCGCCGCCATCTCTTCCACGCTCTCAAAGAGCTTCATGCCGAAGGGGATGGCACGGAGCTTGAGCAGACGCTCGAGGTCGGCGACCAGCTTGGTTATGTCGGGCTGCATGGTGCTCCTCTACAAGGCTTGGCCGGATGCGAGCCGGCGCACGAATCCCCGATGGGTCGAGAGATACCCAGGCGCCACATGGGCGAGCTTGCCCTGCATCAAGGTGTGGGCCGCGGGCAGCGCGTGAAACGGAATCGACGGGTAGAAGTGATGCTCGGCATGAAAGGGCATGTTCCACAAGATGAAGCGCCACGCCCCCCAGGTTTCGGTCGAGCGGGTATTGGCGAGCCCGTCGGGCTCGTTGCTGCAGCCGGTGTGCTCGGCCAGCAACATGACGCTGAGAAACGGCCGGCCCAGCATCGCCGGCAGGATCCAGTAGGTGAGCGGCGCCAGGCTCTCGAAGGCCGCCGCCGAAGTGCCGACCGCCGCGTAGAGGACGAGCTGGAGGGCGACCGAGCGCCTGAGCCCCGCTTTCGCCGCGTCGGGCACATAAGGCATGGTCAGGAATCGGCCGCGGAGCGCCAGGATGAGGAAGCGCGCCCGGTCGCGCCAGAAAGTGAGGCCGATGATGCGCCAGGCATAGCCCGTAAGCGAGGATGGCTTGGCTCCGGCCAGCTCCGGATCCAGCACCGGATCCTGGGTGAACTGATGGTGGGCCTTGTGGAAGAGGCGATAGTGGGTCGCGTTGTAGAGATTGGGCAAGGCCGCGATCCAGGCGACCAGCTCGGCCACGCGTCGGGACCTGAACGAGGTGTAGTGCACGCTCTCATGCATGGGCGCGAAGCAGGCGGCCAGCAGCATTCCCTGCAGCAGCATCGCCGGCAGCAGCCATACCCCGCCGACGAGGCTGATCAAGGTCGAGGTCGTCGCAAGCAACGTCAGATGCAAGCCGATCTGCGCCAGGCCGCGCGCATCCGAGCGCCGCGTGAGATCGCGCAGCAGATCGAGCGGGATCGGCCGGTCGTCGCGGTTGCGCGTGGTCCA
This genomic window contains:
- a CDS encoding membrane dipeptidase, with protein sequence MSSRWNISERAATLHADALVWDDHSGFWPYPEADLDKLDRWIASGVDYLSVNVGFDVEDWQKTVKNLAAFRTWFEKHPERFRLVDTAEDIRRAKRAGRLAIAFDIEGMESLDGHAAMVSLYYKLGVRQMLFAYNRNNRAGGGCHDENVGLTPFGRTVIAEMNRVGMLVDLSHCSLKTSLEAMEASSQPVIFSHSNPKALNDHGRNIVDAQIKACGATGGVVGLHGIGLFMGDPEARTETLVRNIAYVAERIGAAHVGIGLDYNCSPGEPVDIRDPHFWPPAAGYGKYRNSRNADPEQLPAVTEGLLAHGFSDSEVRGILGENFFRLASRVWR
- a CDS encoding fatty acid desaturase, giving the protein MTEIPTVGASGLQADISEPRSWTTRNRDDRPIPLDLLRDLTRRSDARGLAQIGLHLTLLATTSTLISLVGGVWLLPAMLLQGMLLAACFAPMHESVHYTSFRSRRVAELVAWIAALPNLYNATHYRLFHKAHHQFTQDPVLDPELAGAKPSSLTGYAWRIIGLTFWRDRARFLILALRGRFLTMPYVPDAAKAGLRRSVALQLVLYAAVGTSAAAFESLAPLTYWILPAMLGRPFLSVMLLAEHTGCSNEPDGLANTRSTETWGAWRFILWNMPFHAEHHFYPSIPFHALPAAHTLMQGKLAHVAPGYLSTHRGFVRRLASGQAL
- a CDS encoding DUF169 domain-containing protein, whose amino-acid sequence is MQPDITKLVADLERLLKLRAIPFGMKLFESVEEMAAIPRIRRPKAVHTLDQVVAQAARLGWTVGITAEDLVGQQCRAVVGLTAQDESWRAGTSYVGVWYSSPEDARRHQEAMDVVPHGRYRALAVAPLASGRLDPPDIALFYATPGAMMYFINGLQWQGYKKLDWGVVGESACADSWGRALKTREPSLSIPCFAERRYGGVLDDEMLMALPPELLAKAISGMEALAKNGLRYPFPQYGIQQDVRAGMAVSYPGKAGGG